A genomic region of Ensifer adhaerens contains the following coding sequences:
- a CDS encoding flagellar motor protein MotA has translation MTQLHLSGWNGREGVEEGYNPHKLSSPMHYFWIMVVFLIIVGFVGAILFRQAHNAFLANPGLNGLILGVLLIGILLVFNHVLGLRPEVRWFNSFRAAGSADKVGRDPVLLAPMRALIGARQTAISTTALRSILDSIATRLDESRDISRYLTGLLVFLGLLGTFWGLLGTIGSINTVIQSLDAGSGTTEDILAALKSGLSAPLTGMGTAFSTSLFGLSGSLILGFLDLQAGRAQNRFYTELENWLSSVTDVGSELTSSLDAPSGAPVEELKKLTDQLVRLNQEGGSSQRTTAAMASLAEGIQGLVKNMRGEQQMLRDWIEAQQEEAKAMRRTLDKLSSRIGGDRIAVTSERSSVPAKVGQLDETGGE, from the coding sequence ATGACGCAACTGCATCTGTCCGGGTGGAACGGTCGGGAAGGCGTGGAAGAAGGCTATAATCCGCACAAGCTTTCGAGCCCCATGCACTATTTCTGGATCATGGTGGTCTTCCTGATCATCGTCGGTTTCGTGGGCGCAATCCTCTTTCGGCAGGCACACAACGCCTTTCTGGCCAACCCCGGCCTCAATGGTTTGATCCTCGGGGTGCTCTTGATCGGCATCCTGCTCGTCTTCAACCATGTGCTGGGCTTGCGTCCCGAAGTGCGTTGGTTCAACTCTTTCCGCGCCGCCGGTAGCGCCGACAAGGTGGGCCGCGACCCGGTGCTTTTGGCGCCGATGCGGGCACTGATCGGTGCCCGCCAGACGGCGATCTCGACGACGGCGTTGCGCTCCATCCTGGATTCGATCGCGACCCGCCTGGATGAATCCCGCGATATCTCGCGCTACCTGACCGGCCTTCTCGTGTTTCTCGGCCTGCTCGGCACCTTCTGGGGTCTCTTGGGCACCATCGGTTCGATCAACACGGTCATCCAATCGCTGGATGCAGGTTCGGGAACCACCGAGGACATTCTGGCGGCCCTGAAAAGCGGCCTGTCGGCGCCGCTCACGGGCATGGGTACGGCGTTCTCGACGTCGCTCTTTGGTCTTTCCGGCTCGCTGATCCTCGGCTTCCTCGACCTGCAGGCCGGCCGCGCGCAGAACCGTTTTTACACCGAGCTTGAAAACTGGCTTTCCTCCGTCACTGATGTCGGTTCGGAGCTGACGTCGTCGCTCGATGCGCCATCGGGCGCCCCGGTGGAGGAGCTGAAGAAGCTCACCGATCAGCTGGTACGCCTCAATCAGGAGGGCGGCTCGAGCCAGCGAACGACTGCCGCCATGGCAAGCCTTGCCGAAGGCATCCAGGGGCTGGTGAAAAACATGCGTGGCGAGCAGCAGATGCTCCGGGACTGGATCGAAGCGCAGCAGGAAGAGGCCAAGGCGATGCGCAGGACGCTCGACAAATTGTCGTCCCGCATCGGCGGCGATCGCATCGCCGTCACCAGCGAGAGGTCGTCTGTGCCGGCCAAGGTCGGACAGTTGGACGAGACCGGAGGAGAATAA
- a CDS encoding inositol monophosphatase family protein has product MARSALLNVMVQAAFKAGKSLARDFGEVQNLQVSLKGPGDYVSQADRKAEKLIREELLKARPTYGFLGEEGEEIIGTDGAHRWIVDPLDGTTNFLHGIPHFAVSIALERQGEIVGAVVFNPATDELYTAERGGGAFLNDRRLRVAARKHLSDAVIATGTPHLGRGNHGKYLIELRHVMGEVAGIRRMGAASLDLAYVAAGRYDGYWERDLAAWDIAAGVLLIREAGGWTTDINGGAKPVEDGSIVCGNEYITKALKDVVHRPVPTK; this is encoded by the coding sequence ATGGCCCGTTCAGCTCTTCTCAATGTCATGGTTCAGGCCGCCTTCAAGGCCGGAAAGTCGTTGGCCCGCGATTTCGGCGAAGTCCAGAACCTGCAGGTCTCGCTCAAGGGACCGGGCGACTATGTTTCGCAGGCTGACCGCAAGGCCGAAAAGCTCATCCGCGAAGAACTTCTGAAGGCACGCCCGACCTACGGCTTCCTCGGTGAGGAAGGCGAAGAGATCATCGGCACCGATGGCGCGCATCGCTGGATCGTCGATCCGCTCGACGGCACCACCAATTTCCTGCACGGCATCCCGCATTTCGCCGTTTCGATCGCGCTCGAGCGTCAGGGCGAAATCGTCGGCGCCGTTGTCTTCAACCCGGCGACGGATGAACTCTACACCGCCGAGCGTGGTGGCGGCGCGTTCCTCAACGACCGCCGTCTGCGCGTCGCAGCGCGCAAGCACCTTTCCGATGCCGTGATCGCGACCGGCACGCCGCATCTCGGCCGCGGCAACCACGGCAAGTACCTCATCGAACTGCGCCACGTGATGGGTGAAGTCGCAGGCATCCGCCGTATGGGCGCCGCCTCGCTCGATCTCGCCTATGTCGCAGCCGGCCGCTACGACGGTTACTGGGAGCGCGACCTCGCCGCCTGGGATATTGCTGCCGGCGTGCTGCTGATCCGCGAGGCTGGCGGCTGGACCACCGACATCAACGGTGGCGCCAAGCCGGTCGAAGATGGCTCGATCGTTTGTGGCAACGAATACATCACCAAGGCGCTCAAGGACGTCGTGCACCGTCCGGTCCCGACGAAGTAA
- a CDS encoding tetratricopeptide repeat protein: MLSRLPSRLSRGLSLVAMAVALALPAHAQEQKGGGEDAGVEKRGRITPFNGAAMPEGATPTGNKDDKSAGGPGKKPADGTVPSSGVGVFDRMGAELPALPAEKPFTGKVDDAYGAFQRGYYLTAMDLALPRAQLGDPAAQTLIAEILQQGLGVVRNPQQAAFWYGQAAEKGDPAAMFKYALILMEGRYVKRDRKKSEDLMKKSADLGNGSAQFNYGQTLVADNPGPKGLKLAMPYYEKSAEQGIADAQYALSQILVNVDGIEESKRARAREWLIRAARAGFDTAQLDIAIWMIEGIAGDRNLEDGFGWMRRAAEGGNVVAQNRLSHLYVNAIGTRPNPVEAAKWYVLSRRAGLKDDALEDFYLGLNEEQQKQALSAANKFRRS, from the coding sequence ATGTTGAGCCGTCTGCCTTCCCGATTGAGTCGAGGTCTTTCCCTTGTTGCCATGGCGGTCGCCCTGGCGCTGCCGGCGCATGCGCAGGAGCAGAAGGGTGGTGGCGAGGACGCCGGCGTCGAAAAGCGTGGTCGCATTACGCCCTTCAACGGGGCGGCGATGCCGGAGGGCGCGACGCCGACCGGCAACAAAGATGACAAGTCGGCTGGTGGTCCCGGCAAGAAGCCTGCCGATGGTACTGTCCCATCTTCCGGCGTCGGTGTTTTCGATCGCATGGGTGCCGAATTGCCGGCATTGCCAGCGGAAAAGCCCTTTACCGGCAAGGTGGACGACGCCTATGGCGCGTTCCAGCGTGGCTATTACCTGACCGCGATGGACCTGGCGCTGCCGCGGGCGCAGCTCGGCGACCCGGCGGCACAGACGCTGATCGCCGAGATCCTGCAGCAGGGCCTGGGCGTCGTGCGCAATCCCCAGCAGGCCGCCTTCTGGTACGGCCAGGCCGCGGAAAAAGGCGATCCCGCCGCGATGTTCAAATACGCGCTGATCCTGATGGAAGGCCGTTACGTCAAGCGCGACCGGAAGAAGTCCGAAGACCTGATGAAGAAGTCGGCCGATCTCGGCAATGGCTCGGCGCAATTCAACTACGGCCAGACGCTCGTCGCCGACAATCCCGGACCCAAGGGGCTGAAGCTGGCGATGCCCTATTATGAAAAGTCGGCCGAACAGGGCATCGCGGACGCGCAATATGCGCTGTCGCAGATCCTGGTCAATGTCGATGGCATCGAGGAAAGCAAGCGGGCGCGGGCGCGCGAATGGCTGATCCGCGCGGCACGGGCGGGCTTCGACACTGCGCAGCTCGACATTGCGATCTGGATGATCGAGGGCATCGCCGGAGACCGGAACCTGGAAGACGGCTTTGGCTGGATGCGGCGGGCCGCCGAGGGCGGCAACGTGGTTGCGCAGAACCGGCTTTCGCATCTCTATGTCAATGCCATCGGCACAAGGCCCAATCCGGTCGAGGCGGCGAAATGGTATGTGCTTTCGCGCCGCGCCGGCCTCAAGGACGACGCGCTCGAAGACTTCTATCTCGGCCTCAACGAAGAACAGCAGAAGCAGGCGCTCAGCGCCGCCAACAAGTTTCGCCGGAGCTGA
- a CDS encoding thiamine phosphate synthase, producing MTTERCRLVLIAPDMPDAAERANVLADALKGGDVASVIVPQYGLDDSEFQKHAERLVPVIQEAGAAALIEGDSRVAGRAKADGLHIAGNAEALGDAVEKHTPKLIVGGGNAADRHHALEIGEVRPDYVFFGKTDGDIKPEAHSKNLALAEWWASMIEIPCIVMGGTDPESALAVAETGAEFVALRLAVFGEPGQAPSVVAAVNALLDEKAPRFED from the coding sequence ATGACAACAGAACGTTGCCGCCTGGTGCTGATTGCGCCCGATATGCCCGATGCGGCCGAACGCGCGAATGTGCTTGCCGATGCGCTGAAGGGCGGTGACGTCGCCTCGGTGATCGTTCCGCAATACGGGCTGGACGATTCCGAGTTCCAGAAACATGCCGAGCGCCTGGTTCCGGTCATCCAGGAGGCTGGTGCCGCCGCGCTCATCGAGGGTGACTCTCGCGTCGCTGGTCGCGCCAAGGCCGACGGCCTGCACATTGCCGGCAATGCGGAAGCGCTTGGCGATGCGGTCGAGAAACACACGCCGAAGCTGATCGTCGGCGGGGGCAACGCGGCTGATCGTCACCATGCGCTTGAGATCGGCGAAGTGCGCCCCGACTACGTGTTCTTCGGCAAGACCGACGGCGACATCAAGCCGGAGGCGCATTCGAAGAACCTGGCGCTGGCGGAGTGGTGGGCCTCGATGATCGAGATCCCCTGCATCGTCATGGGAGGCACGGACCCGGAATCGGCACTGGCGGTAGCGGAGACCGGCGCCGAGTTCGTGGCGCTTCGTCTTGCCGTCTTCGGCGAACCGGGACAGGCGCCTTCGGTCGTTGCTGCGGTCAACGCACTTCTTGACGAAAAAGCGCCACGGTTTGAAGATTAA
- a CDS encoding sulfite exporter TauE/SafE family protein, which translates to MLPDLDFYLIAIPAVLLVGLSKGGMGEALSLMGVPILSMAVSPVQAAALLLPILIAMDLVSLWMWRKHGDRTTLFMLLPGAIAGIVIGWATSAYVSRDLLRLIIGLITVLFVLRYVYNVWRTRLGITIAPKEQRAGPAALWGSFAGYGSFVAHAGGPPFQIYALPLQLDPREYTGTIVRFFAILNAVKLIPYFALGQLDLSNLKISATLFPLAIVATMCGAWIVRRMKPQIFYPFMYTMAFLAGSKLLWDGINSLAAGG; encoded by the coding sequence ATGCTTCCTGATCTCGACTTCTATCTTATCGCCATTCCGGCAGTTCTGCTCGTTGGCCTCAGCAAGGGCGGCATGGGGGAAGCGCTGTCGCTGATGGGCGTCCCGATCCTGTCGATGGCGGTGTCCCCCGTCCAGGCGGCCGCCCTTCTTCTCCCGATCCTGATCGCCATGGATCTCGTCTCGCTCTGGATGTGGCGCAAGCATGGCGATCGCACCACGCTCTTCATGCTGCTGCCCGGCGCCATCGCCGGCATCGTCATCGGCTGGGCGACCTCCGCCTATGTTTCGCGTGACCTCCTTCGCCTGATCATCGGCCTGATCACGGTGCTCTTCGTGCTCAGATACGTCTACAATGTCTGGCGCACGCGCCTTGGCATCACGATTGCGCCGAAGGAACAGCGCGCCGGCCCGGCGGCACTCTGGGGTTCGTTTGCCGGCTATGGCAGCTTCGTCGCCCATGCCGGCGGTCCGCCCTTCCAGATTTACGCGCTGCCGCTGCAGCTCGACCCCCGCGAATATACCGGCACGATCGTCCGCTTCTTCGCAATCCTGAATGCGGTGAAGCTCATCCCCTATTTCGCCCTGGGGCAACTGGATCTCAGCAACCTGAAAATCTCGGCGACGCTCTTCCCGCTCGCCATCGTCGCGACCATGTGCGGTGCCTGGATCGTTCGCCGCATGAAGCCGCAGATCTTCTACCCCTTCATGTATACCATGGCCTTCCTTGCGGGATCGAAACTGCTCTGGGACGGTATCAACAGCCTCGCTGCCGGCGGCTGA
- a CDS encoding ArsR/SmtB family transcription factor, translating into MTIADPFDAIADPNRRHLLEELRRAPRTVNELAEGLPISRPAVSQHLKALLDCNLVSVSASGTRRIYAINRPGFDRLNLWLDQFWS; encoded by the coding sequence ATGACGATCGCGGACCCTTTCGATGCCATTGCGGACCCGAACCGGCGCCACCTGCTGGAGGAACTGCGGCGCGCGCCAAGGACGGTGAACGAACTGGCGGAGGGTCTGCCGATCAGCCGCCCGGCCGTATCGCAGCACCTGAAGGCCTTGCTGGATTGCAATCTGGTCTCGGTTTCGGCAAGCGGCACCCGGCGCATCTACGCGATCAACAGGCCCGGTTTCGACCGCCTCAATCTCTGGCTCGACCAGTTCTGGTCCTGA
- a CDS encoding YdcH family protein has product MTVEAHLATLEKKHGVLEQELHAALNQPSVEDELISDIKRRKLRIKDEIERLRSSTH; this is encoded by the coding sequence ATGACTGTTGAGGCTCATCTTGCAACGCTTGAGAAAAAACATGGCGTCCTGGAGCAGGAGCTCCATGCGGCACTGAATCAGCCGTCGGTGGAAGACGAACTGATCTCTGACATCAAGCGAAGGAAGCTGCGCATCAAGGACGAAATCGAAAGGCTTCGCTCCTCAACTCACTGA
- a CDS encoding YdcH family protein, giving the protein MPDQDQAELRLTAARLRQEHEDYDAAINAMIETGCDALRIQRMKKKKLAIKDKISKIEDQIIPDIIA; this is encoded by the coding sequence ATGCCGGACCAGGACCAGGCCGAACTCAGACTGACCGCCGCACGGCTGAGGCAGGAACATGAAGACTACGACGCTGCCATTAATGCCATGATCGAGACCGGCTGCGACGCGCTGAGGATCCAGCGCATGAAGAAGAAGAAGCTGGCGATCAAGGACAAGATCAGCAAGATCGAAGACCAGATCATCCCCGACATCATCGCCTGA
- the purE gene encoding 5-(carboxyamino)imidazole ribonucleotide mutase, with translation MGSQSDWETMKNAADTLDALDIAYEARIVSAHRTPDRLVSFAKGARDEGFKVIIAGAGGAAHLPGMCASMTPLPVFGVPVQSKALSGQDSLLSIVQMPAGIPVGTLAIGRAGAVNAALLAAAVLALSDDDLADRLDDWREQQTISVAEYPVDDA, from the coding sequence ATGGGAAGCCAGTCGGACTGGGAGACGATGAAGAACGCCGCCGATACGCTCGACGCGCTCGACATTGCCTATGAGGCTCGCATCGTTTCCGCCCATCGCACCCCCGATCGGCTGGTCAGCTTCGCCAAGGGCGCCCGCGACGAGGGCTTCAAGGTGATCATTGCCGGCGCCGGCGGCGCAGCCCATCTGCCGGGCATGTGCGCCTCGATGACGCCGCTGCCGGTCTTCGGCGTGCCGGTGCAGTCGAAGGCGCTTTCCGGGCAGGACAGCCTGCTCTCGATTGTCCAGATGCCGGCCGGCATCCCCGTCGGCACGCTCGCGATCGGCCGCGCCGGCGCCGTGAATGCCGCGCTGCTTGCCGCAGCCGTGCTCGCGCTCAGCGACGACGATCTCGCCGACAGGCTTGACGACTGGCGTGAGCAGCAGACGATTTCGGTCGCCGAATACCCGGTGGACGACGCATGA
- a CDS encoding 5-(carboxyamino)imidazole ribonucleotide synthase — translation MTTIGIIGGGQLGRMLAMAAARLNFRTVILEPQVDCPAAQVANEQIIAAYDDEAALSQLAAVSDIITYEFENVPVAAAERLAAKRPVFPPPKALEVAQDRLVEKRFINDCGIATARFHAVDSQADLEAALADFGGTGVLKTCRLGYDGKGQRVFRSSDDSPAGAFAALGGVPLILESFVPFEREISIIAARATDGTVACFDPAENVHRNGILHTSTVPAAVGDATADAARKAAKAILDALGYVGVIGVEFFVLSDGSLIANEMAPRVHNSGHWTEAACVVSQFEQHIRAVSGLPLGNPRRHSDCVMQNLIGDDLNEVPAWLAKDDVLVHLYGKTEARAGRKMGHVTQLLHG, via the coding sequence ATGACCACCATCGGCATTATCGGCGGCGGTCAGCTCGGCCGCATGCTGGCAATGGCAGCTGCCCGATTGAACTTCCGCACCGTCATCCTCGAGCCGCAGGTTGACTGTCCGGCGGCACAGGTGGCGAACGAGCAGATCATTGCTGCCTATGACGACGAAGCCGCGCTTAGCCAGCTCGCCGCTGTCAGCGACATCATCACCTATGAGTTCGAGAATGTGCCGGTCGCGGCTGCCGAACGGCTCGCCGCGAAACGCCCCGTCTTCCCGCCGCCCAAAGCGCTGGAAGTGGCCCAGGACCGCCTCGTCGAGAAACGCTTCATCAATGACTGCGGCATTGCGACTGCGCGCTTTCACGCTGTCGACAGCCAGGCAGACCTTGAGGCTGCCCTTGCCGATTTCGGCGGGACCGGCGTGCTCAAGACCTGCCGCCTCGGCTACGACGGCAAGGGACAGCGCGTCTTCCGTTCCTCCGATGACAGTCCGGCCGGCGCCTTTGCAGCGCTCGGCGGCGTCCCCCTGATCCTTGAGAGCTTCGTGCCCTTCGAGCGCGAAATCTCGATCATCGCCGCCCGCGCGACAGATGGCACGGTCGCCTGCTTCGATCCGGCCGAGAACGTGCACCGCAACGGCATCCTTCACACCTCGACGGTGCCGGCAGCAGTCGGCGACGCTACGGCGGACGCTGCCCGCAAGGCCGCTAAGGCGATCCTCGATGCACTTGGCTATGTCGGCGTCATCGGCGTCGAGTTCTTCGTACTCTCGGACGGCAGCCTGATCGCCAACGAGATGGCGCCGCGCGTGCACAATTCCGGACATTGGACCGAGGCGGCCTGCGTCGTCTCGCAGTTCGAGCAGCATATCCGTGCCGTCTCGGGTCTGCCGCTCGGCAATCCGCGCCGCCACTCCGACTGCGTCATGCAGAACCTGATCGGCGACGACCTCAACGAGGTTCCCGCATGGCTTGCCAAGGACGATGTCCTGGTGCACCTCTACGGCAAGACCGAGGCCCGCGCCGGCCGCAAGATGGGCCACGTCACACAGCTCCTGCACGGCTGA
- the ykgO gene encoding type B 50S ribosomal protein L36 has protein sequence MKIKNSLKSLKTRHRENRLVRRKGRIYIINKSNPRFKARQG, from the coding sequence ATGAAGATCAAGAATTCGCTCAAGTCGCTGAAGACCCGTCACCGCGAAAACCGTCTGGTTCGTCGCAAGGGCCGCATCTACATCATCAACAAGTCCAACCCGCGCTTCAAGGCTCGTCAGGGCTGA
- a CDS encoding alpha/beta fold hydrolase: protein MFPVTLLFIGLTLVGITYSLWHARVFARRFPNVGELIDIGGYRLNSVHLPASGKADLPPVVFIHGASGNLLDQLHAFAPALDNRAEMLFVDRPGHGYSERGGAENDLPDGQAAAIARLMDKRGIGRAVIVGHSFGGAIAASFALHHPERTAGLILLAPATHPWPGGIDWYYRFTALPVIGWLFAHTLVTPLGQRRIEGGTRSIFSPNPRPGDYIDKTGPHLVLRPATFRNNARDIANLHAYLTATAPRYREITAQTVIITGDSDGIVLADIHSRGLARDIPGAELLWIGNLGHKPDYVVTDVVVAALEKMAGQPTDLEQIKRRAEARLIPSSEAISQN, encoded by the coding sequence ATGTTTCCAGTCACCCTCCTTTTCATAGGACTGACACTTGTCGGCATCACCTACAGCCTGTGGCACGCACGGGTCTTCGCGCGGCGGTTTCCCAATGTCGGAGAACTCATCGACATCGGCGGTTACCGCTTGAACAGCGTGCACCTGCCGGCGAGCGGCAAGGCCGACCTGCCGCCTGTGGTTTTCATCCATGGCGCCAGCGGCAATCTGCTTGATCAGCTGCACGCCTTCGCGCCCGCCCTTGATAACCGCGCCGAGATGCTTTTCGTCGATCGTCCCGGCCACGGCTATTCCGAGCGCGGCGGAGCGGAGAACGATCTTCCGGACGGCCAGGCAGCGGCAATCGCAAGGCTGATGGACAAGCGCGGCATCGGTCGCGCCGTCATCGTCGGCCATTCCTTCGGTGGCGCGATCGCCGCGAGCTTCGCCCTGCATCATCCGGAAAGGACCGCCGGCCTCATCTTGCTGGCACCCGCGACACACCCGTGGCCAGGCGGCATCGACTGGTACTACCGTTTCACCGCGCTGCCCGTGATCGGCTGGCTCTTCGCCCATACGCTGGTGACGCCCTTGGGACAACGGCGGATCGAGGGCGGTACCCGCTCGATCTTTTCACCCAATCCGCGACCCGGCGATTACATCGACAAGACCGGCCCGCATCTGGTGCTGCGTCCCGCGACCTTCCGCAACAACGCGCGCGATATTGCCAATCTGCATGCCTACTTGACCGCGACTGCACCGCGCTACCGCGAGATCACTGCCCAGACAGTTATCATTACCGGCGACAGTGACGGCATCGTCCTTGCCGATATCCATTCCCGCGGGCTTGCGCGTGATATCCCCGGCGCGGAACTCCTGTGGATCGGCAATCTCGGCCACAAGCCCGACTATGTGGTCACGGACGTGGTCGTCGCCGCACTCGAAAAGATGGCGGGCCAGCCGACTGATCTCGAGCAAATAAAAAGGCGGGCCGAAGCCCGCCTGATCCCGTCTTCCGAAGCCATCAGTCAGAACTGA
- the pyk gene encoding pyruvate kinase, whose amino-acid sequence MKRNRKVKILATLGPASSDEQMIQKLHEAGADLFRINMSHASHDVMRTLVQRIRAVEARCGRPIGILGDLQGPKLRVGKFAEGKVDLKVGQTFTLDNRDEPGDSTRVFLPHPEILEAVKPGHRLLIDDGKLHLKAEKTDGKSIVTTVVAGTKISDRKGVSLPDTLLAVGVLTDKDRADLDAVLATGEFDWVALSFVQRPEDLAEVRKIARGRVGLMSKIEKPQALDRIDEIIELSDALMVARGDLGVEMPLESVPGLQKQLTRACRRAGKPVVVATQMLESMISAPVPTRAEVSDVATAVFEGADAVMLSAESASGEYPVEAVSTMASIASNVERDPHYSSIIYAQRTPPEATGADAISLAAHQIAETLRLAAIVCYTSSGTTGLRAARERPQVPIIALSPIVQTARRLSVVWGLHCVVTEDATDLDDMVNRACRIVAAEGFGKPGERVIISAGVPLGTPGATNMLRIAYIGSDGMSGV is encoded by the coding sequence ATGAAGCGGAACAGAAAAGTCAAAATCCTCGCCACGCTCGGACCGGCGTCTTCCGATGAGCAGATGATCCAGAAGCTGCACGAGGCCGGGGCTGATCTGTTCCGCATCAACATGAGCCACGCGAGCCACGACGTGATGCGCACGCTGGTCCAGCGCATCCGCGCGGTCGAGGCGCGTTGCGGCCGACCGATCGGCATTCTCGGCGATCTGCAGGGGCCGAAGCTGCGCGTCGGCAAGTTTGCCGAAGGCAAGGTAGACCTCAAGGTCGGCCAGACCTTTACCCTCGACAACAGGGACGAGCCTGGCGACAGCACCCGCGTTTTCCTGCCGCATCCTGAGATCCTCGAAGCGGTCAAGCCCGGTCATCGCCTGTTGATCGACGACGGCAAGCTGCATCTCAAGGCTGAAAAGACCGACGGCAAGAGCATCGTCACGACGGTGGTCGCCGGCACCAAGATTTCCGACCGCAAGGGCGTCAGCTTGCCCGACACGCTGCTCGCCGTTGGCGTACTGACCGACAAGGACCGCGCCGACCTCGACGCAGTTCTGGCGACCGGAGAGTTCGACTGGGTGGCGCTCTCCTTCGTGCAGCGTCCGGAGGACCTGGCCGAGGTTCGCAAGATCGCCCGCGGCCGTGTCGGCCTGATGTCGAAGATCGAGAAGCCGCAGGCGCTCGACCGGATCGACGAGATCATCGAGCTTTCGGACGCCTTGATGGTGGCGCGTGGCGACCTCGGTGTCGAAATGCCGCTGGAATCCGTACCGGGCCTGCAGAAGCAGCTGACGCGCGCATGTCGCCGCGCCGGCAAGCCGGTGGTCGTGGCTACCCAGATGCTGGAATCGATGATCTCCGCGCCGGTTCCGACGCGTGCCGAAGTTTCCGACGTCGCGACGGCCGTGTTCGAAGGCGCAGACGCCGTCATGCTGTCGGCAGAATCGGCTTCGGGCGAGTATCCGGTGGAAGCCGTGTCGACCATGGCGTCGATCGCTAGCAACGTCGAGCGCGACCCGCACTATTCCAGCATCATCTACGCGCAGCGCACGCCGCCGGAGGCAACCGGTGCCGACGCGATTTCGCTTGCTGCCCACCAGATCGCCGAAACGCTCCGTCTTGCCGCGATCGTCTGCTACACCTCGTCCGGCACTACCGGTCTGCGCGCCGCTCGCGAGCGGCCCCAGGTTCCGATCATTGCGCTCTCGCCGATCGTCCAGACTGCACGCCGCCTTTCGGTCGTCTGGGGGCTGCATTGCGTCGTCACCGAGGACGCGACGGACCTCGACGACATGGTCAACCGCGCCTGCCGCATTGTGGCGGCCGAAGGCTTCGGCAAGCCCGGCGAACGCGTCATCATCTCTGCCGGCGTGCCCCTGGGTACGCCCGGCGCCACCAACATGCTGCGCATCGCCTATATCGGCTCCGACGGCATGAGCGGCGTCTGA
- a CDS encoding DUF1036 domain-containing protein: MSRNPFSKAKPGLTTLGGILLFFLATSSSFLFADEARADFRVCNGTQNLVGVAIGYRAKEGWVTEGWWQVPATTCATLIEGELQSRYYYLYAEDAARGGRWTGDVNMCVAENEFKITGVQDCFARGFQRMGFKEYDTGRQGSWMVQLSETPGTQESQN; this comes from the coding sequence GTGTCCAGAAATCCTTTTTCCAAAGCGAAGCCGGGGCTGACGACACTGGGAGGCATCCTCCTGTTTTTCCTGGCAACCTCAAGCTCATTTCTCTTTGCCGACGAAGCGCGCGCCGATTTTCGCGTCTGCAACGGCACGCAAAATCTTGTCGGCGTGGCGATCGGCTACCGAGCCAAGGAAGGCTGGGTAACGGAGGGCTGGTGGCAGGTTCCGGCCACCACCTGCGCGACCTTGATCGAGGGCGAGCTTCAGTCACGATACTATTATCTCTACGCGGAAGACGCGGCCCGTGGTGGCCGCTGGACCGGTGACGTCAACATGTGCGTCGCCGAGAACGAGTTCAAGATCACGGGCGTTCAGGACTGCTTCGCCCGCGGCTTCCAGCGCATGGGATTCAAAGAATACGACACGGGGCGGCAAGGGAGCTGGATGGTTCAGCTCTCCGAAACGCCCGGCACGCAGGAAAGCCAGAATTGA